The Parabacteroides sp. AD58 genome includes a window with the following:
- a CDS encoding FecR family protein → MMINEDLLIRFLEQSCSPQELKEVDEWIQASPENRDQLFELERVWSLKNEWHYAQPAQIDKAYRTFTKKHFKKQATYWPAFLKYAAVLILGVFVGVGAYVTLHEQEITAAMNFVEVPVGERASLRLSDGTFVWLNSGSRLEYPTHFAIDNRQVHLDGEAYFEVSRNESKPFIVQTNNLDVKVLGTKFNISSYDQEETRVTLKEGKVQVDCNAGKESYILHPNEQIIYSEEKGVELMQVDANRISSWTTGDLSFVNEPLEYIVKILERRFDVQIEIDSRSLAEKTFTCTVKHVSTVDQVLDLLQKTQNLTYQKNKEQNYIIHPIN, encoded by the coding sequence ATGATGATAAATGAAGATCTATTGATCAGGTTTCTCGAACAATCCTGTTCGCCGCAAGAGCTGAAAGAAGTGGATGAGTGGATTCAGGCAAGTCCTGAAAACCGGGACCAGCTCTTTGAGCTCGAACGAGTGTGGAGCTTGAAGAACGAATGGCATTATGCGCAGCCGGCACAGATAGACAAGGCTTATCGGACTTTTACAAAAAAACATTTCAAGAAGCAGGCTACTTATTGGCCGGCTTTCCTGAAGTATGCGGCTGTATTGATTTTGGGTGTTTTCGTTGGCGTTGGCGCATACGTAACTTTGCATGAGCAGGAAATAACGGCAGCCATGAATTTTGTAGAGGTGCCGGTCGGAGAAAGGGCCAGTCTGCGTTTGTCTGACGGGACATTCGTATGGCTGAATTCGGGCAGCCGGTTGGAATATCCTACTCATTTTGCGATCGATAATCGGCAGGTCCATTTGGATGGAGAGGCCTATTTCGAGGTTAGCCGGAATGAATCGAAGCCTTTTATTGTGCAGACTAACAATTTGGATGTGAAAGTGCTGGGTACGAAATTCAATATTTCTTCGTACGACCAGGAAGAGACAAGAGTAACCTTAAAAGAAGGAAAGGTACAAGTGGACTGCAATGCCGGAAAAGAATCCTATATTTTGCATCCCAATGAACAGATCATTTATTCGGAAGAAAAAGGAGTGGAGCTGATGCAAGTAGATGCCAACCGGATTTCTTCGTGGACTACCGGTGATCTGAGTTTTGTGAACGAGCCGTTGGAATACATCGTGAAAATCTTGGAACGGCGATTTGATGTGCAGATAGAAATTGATAGTCGGTCGTTGGCGGAAAAAACATTTACCTGTACAGTAAAACATGTGTCGACCGTTGACCAGGTGCTCGATCTGTTGCAAAAGACACAAAACTTGACTTATCAGAAAAATAAAGAACAGAATTATATTATTCATCCTATAAATTAA
- a CDS encoding RNA polymerase sigma-70 factor, with the protein MDVPYDLNKVKKGDKNAFRSFFGYFYPKLMALACRFVDSQAAEDLVQDVFASYWEKKQQIEADDIHSFLFRWLQNSCLNHIKHQMIVEDYEERVRIAEARLESKGKSEEQNEVLKHILSQDLRELVEKAISKLPPKCAEAFRLYYFADLSRKEIGERLQVSNRTVEGYIRQALLLLRDELRPIFFLIFML; encoded by the coding sequence ATGGATGTTCCTTATGATTTAAATAAGGTAAAGAAAGGAGATAAGAACGCATTCCGGTCTTTCTTCGGGTATTTTTATCCCAAGTTAATGGCCTTGGCTTGCCGTTTTGTTGACTCGCAGGCGGCCGAAGATTTGGTACAGGATGTTTTTGCATCGTATTGGGAGAAAAAACAGCAGATAGAAGCGGATGATATTCATTCATTCTTGTTTAGATGGCTTCAGAATTCCTGCCTGAACCATATCAAACATCAAATGATCGTAGAAGATTACGAAGAACGTGTGCGCATTGCCGAAGCCCGTCTGGAATCTAAGGGAAAATCAGAAGAGCAGAATGAGGTGTTGAAACATATCCTGAGTCAGGATCTGAGAGAGTTGGTAGAAAAAGCTATTTCAAAATTGCCCCCGAAATGTGCGGAAGCCTTCCGCCTTTATTATTTTGCCGATTTAAGCCGGAAGGAAATAGGAGAGCGGTTGCAGGTTTCCAATCGGACTGTAGAAGGTTACATCCGTCAGGCTTTGCTATTGTTGCGGGATGAATTACGCCCGATTTTCTTCTTGATTTTTATGTTATAG
- a CDS encoding alkaline phosphatase family protein, translating into MKCRLFALCCMLWTASAFATTRKAVFIIVDGVPADMIERLNTPAIDEIAGRGSFDRAYTGGEVGGYSQTPTISAIGYTNLLTATWMNKHRVDGNSNLKPNYNYWTIFRIAKEQPKDYKTAIYSSWTDNRTVLLGEGKPETNYLKIDYVCDGYDLDTKRFPKKEKDLHIFDIDELVAQQAAEGIKKDAPDLSWVYLWYTDDAGHIEGNGAFFDEYTLKADRQIAQIWEAVKYREANFDEEWMVVVTTDHGRTENGHDHGGQSERERTTWISTNQAVNRHFHDGQLAITDITPSICRFMGFEVPQDVLWEQDGMPFVGPVDIANMKTSPYDDDIILSWDCLNPNAEVTIYAATGNQFQTGGKDKWIKLDTVPASDRSYRIKGLPASSFYKFVLQTPHNHLNRWVSR; encoded by the coding sequence ATGAAATGCAGACTGTTTGCTTTATGTTGTATGTTATGGACGGCCTCGGCATTTGCCACTACGCGAAAGGCTGTGTTTATTATTGTAGACGGCGTACCTGCCGACATGATTGAACGGCTGAATACTCCGGCCATCGACGAGATTGCCGGCCGGGGTTCGTTCGACCGGGCCTATACGGGCGGTGAAGTGGGCGGATATTCGCAGACGCCGACGATCTCGGCCATTGGTTATACCAATTTATTGACGGCTACCTGGATGAACAAACACCGTGTAGACGGTAATTCCAACCTGAAACCGAATTACAATTACTGGACTATCTTCCGGATTGCCAAGGAACAGCCGAAAGATTACAAGACGGCCATCTATTCGAGCTGGACAGACAACCGGACGGTCTTGTTGGGCGAAGGCAAACCGGAGACGAACTACCTGAAGATAGACTATGTATGCGACGGCTACGACCTGGACACCAAGCGTTTCCCGAAGAAAGAAAAAGACCTGCATATCTTTGATATCGACGAGCTGGTGGCCCAACAGGCCGCGGAAGGCATCAAGAAAGACGCGCCCGACTTAAGCTGGGTTTACTTGTGGTACACCGATGATGCCGGACACATCGAAGGTAACGGGGCTTTCTTCGACGAGTACACGCTGAAGGCCGACCGGCAGATTGCCCAAATATGGGAGGCCGTGAAGTACCGGGAAGCAAATTTCGATGAAGAATGGATGGTTGTGGTTACCACCGACCACGGACGTACGGAAAACGGGCACGACCACGGCGGACAGTCTGAACGGGAAAGGACCACGTGGATCTCGACCAACCAGGCGGTGAACCGGCATTTTCACGACGGGCAACTGGCCATTACCGACATCACGCCGTCGATCTGCCGCTTTATGGGCTTCGAGGTGCCGCAAGACGTCTTATGGGAACAAGACGGCATGCCGTTTGTCGGCCCGGTAGACATCGCCAACATGAAGACATCACCATATGACGATGACATCATCCTCTCGTGGGACTGCCTGAACCCGAATGCCGAAGTAACCATCTATGCCGCCACCGGCAACCAGTTTCAGACAGGCGGCAAAGACAAGTGGATCAAACTGGATACCGTACCGGCATCCGACCGGAGTTATCGGATCAAAGGACTGCCGGCTTCATCGTTCTATAAATTCGTGCTTCAGACACCTCATAATCATCTGAACCGCTGGGTCAGCCGGTAA
- a CDS encoding tetratricopeptide repeat-containing sensor histidine kinase, which translates to MKRKSYVRIFAILLSVIVLASCERPVSRPTNDQAYSCVDSLLTQANSYLFTEPLRSCRILREALPACTDEKDQVQLQNLLAKALFLSSQYDSALYYSEKVIDYCWKQKELTPQIHRLLTENYNILGNTKGRTSGNNLALHYYKQALFHCLQSDKQRFLPDLCTNIADTYVRTGDFVNGVMYYRQALHYADSLGLPQEECSFIYHGLGHTYTELHDFDNADYFYRQTEAFLDHMDIHEKFVYFNNRGLYYYSRKDYPNSKKYHRQAFATVQGSPDYQYEQNLSKINLAELYLIGGQTDSARLFLKEARDFFLSINQTSALSYIQTQEFALAVAEKDWDEAQAILQTMDDHEIEPSLMLIRKQYQEQYYTRTNRYKEAYQVLGERIRLDDSIRNEQIKMRVAEIDMRYKQDTTVMQQAIVIEKQQNHMRLLQMSSYLWISLCLLLILVLIFIYLYDKKQKAYITVQQKNKIAELKMENIRNRISPHFIFNVLNRSINYNELCFKKEEISELVKLLRQNLSLSEQLYISLKEELNFVRTYVHLESKRLDQFSFEIEQAPDVNDQQIFIPSMLIQIPVENAMKHGLRAKEGEKRLRIKIQREGNHTLIRIQDNGGGLRGPSIPNDNAGLGLKIITQTISLLNEHNKEKLELQIHNITTDEGETGVEVCFNIPDEYSYEL; encoded by the coding sequence ATGAAGAGAAAAAGCTATGTCCGTATATTCGCCATTTTACTATCGGTCATCGTGCTTGCAAGCTGCGAAAGACCTGTCTCCCGCCCTACGAATGACCAGGCATACAGTTGCGTTGATTCTCTGCTTACCCAAGCGAATTCCTATTTATTTACCGAGCCGCTCCGGTCATGCCGTATATTAAGAGAGGCATTGCCAGCCTGTACCGACGAAAAAGACCAAGTCCAGCTGCAAAATTTACTGGCCAAGGCGCTGTTCCTGTCGTCGCAGTATGATTCGGCCCTCTATTACAGCGAGAAGGTGATTGATTACTGCTGGAAACAGAAAGAACTGACGCCGCAGATCCACCGCCTGCTGACCGAAAACTACAACATCTTAGGGAACACGAAAGGGCGGACCAGCGGCAACAACCTGGCCTTACATTATTATAAACAGGCCCTCTTCCACTGCCTGCAGAGCGACAAGCAGCGCTTCCTGCCCGACTTGTGCACCAACATAGCCGACACCTACGTCAGGACAGGCGATTTCGTGAACGGCGTGATGTATTACCGCCAGGCCCTGCACTATGCCGACTCGCTCGGTCTGCCCCAGGAAGAATGTTCCTTTATCTACCATGGGTTAGGACATACGTACACCGAACTGCACGATTTCGACAACGCCGACTATTTCTACCGGCAGACAGAAGCCTTCCTTGACCACATGGACATCCATGAGAAGTTTGTTTACTTCAACAACCGGGGCCTGTATTATTATTCGAGGAAAGATTATCCCAATTCCAAGAAATACCACCGGCAGGCATTCGCGACCGTACAGGGCAGTCCGGACTACCAGTACGAACAGAACCTGTCGAAGATCAATCTGGCGGAGCTGTATCTCATCGGCGGACAGACCGATTCGGCCCGGCTCTTTCTAAAAGAAGCCCGCGACTTCTTCCTCTCCATCAACCAGACTTCGGCCCTCTCGTATATCCAGACACAAGAGTTCGCATTAGCTGTTGCAGAGAAAGACTGGGACGAGGCACAGGCCATCCTGCAGACCATGGACGACCATGAGATCGAGCCCAGCCTGATGCTGATCCGTAAACAATACCAGGAACAGTATTACACCCGGACAAACCGGTACAAAGAGGCCTATCAGGTATTAGGTGAACGCATCCGGCTGGATGATTCCATCCGGAACGAGCAGATCAAAATGCGCGTGGCCGAAATCGACATGCGCTATAAGCAGGATACGACAGTCATGCAACAGGCCATCGTGATTGAGAAACAGCAGAACCACATGCGCCTGCTGCAAATGTCGTCATACCTGTGGATCAGCCTGTGCCTGTTGCTCATTCTGGTTCTGATCTTTATCTACCTGTACGACAAAAAGCAGAAAGCCTACATCACCGTACAGCAGAAGAACAAGATTGCCGAGCTGAAGATGGAGAACATACGGAACCGCATCTCGCCGCATTTCATCTTCAACGTCCTCAACCGGTCTATCAACTACAACGAGCTCTGCTTTAAGAAAGAAGAAATATCCGAACTGGTGAAGCTGCTCCGGCAGAACCTGTCGCTCTCCGAACAGCTCTACATCAGCCTCAAGGAAGAGCTGAACTTCGTCAGGACCTACGTACACCTCGAATCAAAACGCCTGGACCAGTTCAGCTTCGAGATCGAACAGGCGCCGGATGTGAATGACCAGCAGATTTTTATCCCGTCGATGCTCATCCAGATACCGGTAGAAAATGCCATGAAGCACGGATTGCGGGCAAAGGAAGGAGAAAAGCGGCTGCGCATAAAAATCCAGCGGGAAGGCAATCATACCCTTATCCGCATTCAGGACAACGGAGGAGGCTTGCGGGGGCCGTCGATTCCTAACGACAATGCCGGACTCGGACTGAAGATCATCACCCAGACAATCAGTCTGTTGAACGAGCATAACAAGGAGAAACTGGAACTGCAGATCCACAATATCACGACGGATGAAGGAGAAACCGGCGTTGAAGTCTGCTTCAACATTCCGGATGAGTATTCATACGAATTATAA
- a CDS encoding LytR/AlgR family response regulator transcription factor: MKRIYNVVIIDDDQVAIDNLAACLNDFPMIEIAGTARNANLGKRIIAKHKPDLLFLDMELSDMNGIDLFNQIRDEIDWSMRVIVYSAHDKYMLQAFREIAFDYLLKPIDPAELETVISRSIEDIDQEQVAIAPPYIQLRSLSKEKQAFAIATPTNDFQVLHTEDIGYFKYNQERKQWEVYPCSQPKIALRRNTTAENILKSSPSFVQIHQSCIININYLVTIKERRCVLYPPFDQVNDLSISNIFHKKLLKMFQQF, translated from the coding sequence ATGAAAAGGATTTATAATGTAGTGATCATAGATGATGATCAGGTAGCTATCGACAACCTGGCGGCCTGTCTGAACGACTTCCCGATGATTGAAATCGCCGGGACAGCCCGCAACGCTAATCTTGGCAAAAGAATCATCGCCAAGCATAAACCCGATTTGTTGTTTCTCGACATGGAACTGTCAGACATGAACGGCATCGATCTGTTCAACCAGATACGCGATGAAATAGACTGGAGCATGCGGGTCATTGTCTACTCGGCACACGACAAGTACATGCTTCAGGCCTTCCGCGAAATAGCATTCGATTATCTGCTGAAGCCGATTGATCCGGCTGAACTCGAGACGGTCATCAGCCGTTCGATCGAAGACATCGACCAGGAACAGGTAGCCATCGCTCCGCCCTATATTCAGCTGAGAAGCCTGTCAAAAGAAAAGCAGGCCTTTGCGATAGCCACACCGACCAACGACTTTCAGGTACTTCATACCGAAGACATCGGCTACTTTAAATACAACCAAGAACGAAAACAATGGGAAGTTTACCCCTGCTCCCAACCTAAAATTGCGCTAAGAAGAAACACCACAGCCGAAAACATCCTGAAAAGTTCGCCGTCGTTCGTGCAGATACACCAGTCGTGCATCATCAACATCAACTACCTGGTCACCATCAAGGAAAGACGCTGCGTGCTGTATCCGCCTTTCGACCAGGTGAACGACCTGAGCATCTCGAATATTTTCCACAAGAAATTACTGAAGATGTTCCAGCAATTCTGA
- the rpsF gene encoding 30S ribosomal protein S6, whose amino-acid sequence MNNYETVFILTPVLSDAQMKEAVDKFTGILKEQGAEIVNEENWGLRKLAYPIDKKSTGFYQLIEFKAKPETIATLEVNFRRDERVLRFLTFRQDKYAAEYAAKRRNLKSSKETVKEN is encoded by the coding sequence ATGAATAATTACGAAACCGTTTTCATTTTAACTCCCGTTTTGTCTGATGCACAGATGAAGGAAGCGGTAGACAAGTTCACAGGTATCCTGAAAGAACAGGGTGCAGAAATCGTGAATGAGGAAAACTGGGGCTTGCGCAAGTTAGCTTATCCTATCGACAAGAAATCAACTGGTTTCTATCAGCTGATCGAATTCAAAGCAAAACCGGAAACCATCGCTACTTTGGAAGTTAACTTCCGTCGTGACGAACGCGTACTCCGCTTCTTGACTTTCCGTCAGGACAAATATGCAGCAGAATATGCCGCTAAGAGAAGAAATTTGAAATCATCTAAAGAAACAGTAAAGGAGAATTAA
- the rpsR gene encoding 30S ribosomal protein S18, with product MAATQSEIRYLTPPSVDVKKKKYCRFKKNGIKYIDYKDPEFLKKFLNEQGKILPRRITGTSLKFQRRVAQAVKRARHLALLPYVTDLMK from the coding sequence ATGGCAGCTACTCAATCAGAAATCAGATATTTGACTCCGCCTTCAGTTGACGTTAAGAAGAAAAAATATTGCCGTTTCAAAAAGAACGGTATCAAGTATATCGACTACAAAGATCCTGAATTCTTGAAGAAATTCTTGAACGAACAGGGTAAAATCTTACCTCGTCGTATCACAGGTACTTCTTTGAAGTTCCAGCGTCGTGTTGCGCAGGCTGTTAAGCGTGCTCGTCACTTGGCTTTGCTTCCATACGTAACAGATTTGATGAAATAA
- the rplI gene encoding 50S ribosomal protein L9, producing MQVILKEDVINLGYKDDIVTVKSGYGRNFLIPMGKAVIASESAKKVLAENLKQRAHKLAKIKADAEELAAKLKDVTLTIGAKTSSTGTIFGSVNNIQVAEELAKLGYDIDRKIIYIKDSVKEVGDYKATIKLHKEVTVEVPFTVVSE from the coding sequence ATGCAAGTTATTTTGAAAGAAGATGTAATCAATTTAGGTTACAAAGACGATATCGTAACAGTTAAGTCTGGTTACGGACGTAACTTTCTAATCCCCATGGGTAAGGCAGTTATCGCATCAGAATCTGCTAAGAAAGTATTGGCTGAAAACTTGAAGCAGCGTGCTCACAAGTTGGCTAAAATTAAGGCTGATGCTGAAGAATTGGCTGCTAAGCTGAAAGATGTAACACTGACTATCGGTGCAAAGACCAGCTCTACAGGTACCATCTTCGGTTCTGTCAACAACATTCAGGTTGCTGAAGAATTGGCTAAGTTAGGTTATGATATCGACCGTAAGATTATCTATATCAAAGATTCTGTAAAAGAAGTTGGTGATTACAAGGCAACTATCAAATTGCACAAGGAAGTTACTGTTGAAGTTCCTTTCACAGTTGTTTCTGAATAA
- a CDS encoding GH32 C-terminal domain-containing protein has protein sequence MSTFIFKKGFACTGLLLALASCQNNPQAKITVVEQNDTLTVLEIANPTPYILLPIEESAPEAKVCLSTGDPGDTEMDIRLAQNQVDYLIPFALPTDDDKATLRIRMAPKDNICWQKMELTHTVDSTNVDPFRPVYHHTPLYGWMNDANGLVYKDGEYHLFYQYNPYGSMWGNMHWGHSVSQDLIHWEPFPIALERDTLGQIFSGSSVVDKDNTAGFGPGAIIAFYTSASDKNGQIQCMAYSTDNARTFTKYEKNPILTPFDGLKDFRDPKVFWYEPQKKWVMIVSADKEMRFYSSTNLKDWTYMSAFGAGYGAQPNQFECPDMVELPVDGDENNKKWALLVNINPGCLFGGSATEYFIGDFDGNKFTCDTKPEVAKWLDWGKDHYATVCFSNTGDRVIAVPWMSNWQYANIVPTSQFRSANALPRELSMFTEGNEIYVAANPVKEVENIRQEAQQLPDFEVKDTYAIDTLLADNQGAYEMCFTLQPNAADISGFKLKNSKGEEVNIYLDQKAGKVVMDRTQSGIVEFGGQSTMHQKETENLAAKNAINYIDNFALATWAPTKKSSNHQFRIFVDKCSVELFVDGGKIAMTNLVFPNEPYNSVEFYNDKGSSTIKDMHIYELKL, from the coding sequence ATGAGCACATTTATCTTTAAAAAAGGATTCGCCTGCACAGGTTTACTGTTAGCCCTGGCAAGCTGCCAAAACAATCCGCAAGCAAAAATAACAGTAGTTGAGCAAAACGACACACTGACGGTATTGGAGATTGCCAATCCGACACCGTACATCCTTTTACCGATCGAAGAAAGCGCGCCGGAAGCCAAAGTTTGCCTCAGCACCGGTGATCCGGGAGATACGGAAATGGATATCCGCCTGGCTCAAAATCAGGTAGACTATCTCATTCCCTTTGCTCTTCCGACCGACGACGACAAAGCGACCCTGCGCATCCGCATGGCACCCAAAGATAACATCTGCTGGCAGAAAATGGAACTGACACACACCGTCGACTCGACCAACGTGGATCCGTTCCGTCCCGTTTATCACCACACTCCGCTCTACGGCTGGATGAACGACGCCAACGGACTGGTCTACAAAGACGGTGAATACCACTTGTTCTATCAGTACAATCCATACGGCTCGATGTGGGGAAACATGCACTGGGGACATTCCGTCAGCCAGGATCTGATACACTGGGAACCGTTCCCCATCGCCCTCGAACGGGATACACTCGGACAGATCTTCTCGGGCAGCTCGGTTGTCGATAAAGATAATACAGCCGGATTCGGACCGGGAGCCATCATCGCTTTCTATACATCGGCCAGCGACAAGAACGGCCAGATTCAATGTATGGCATATAGTACCGACAATGCCCGTACCTTTACCAAATATGAAAAGAATCCGATATTGACGCCGTTCGACGGACTCAAGGATTTCCGTGATCCGAAAGTATTCTGGTACGAACCGCAGAAGAAATGGGTGATGATCGTATCAGCCGATAAGGAAATGCGTTTCTATTCATCGACCAACCTGAAGGACTGGACATACATGAGCGCCTTCGGAGCGGGTTATGGCGCACAGCCGAACCAGTTTGAATGTCCGGATATGGTGGAACTGCCTGTCGACGGCGATGAGAACAACAAGAAATGGGCCCTGCTTGTCAACATCAACCCGGGTTGCCTCTTCGGGGGTTCAGCTACGGAATATTTCATAGGCGACTTCGACGGGAATAAATTTACCTGTGATACGAAACCGGAAGTGGCCAAATGGCTGGACTGGGGAAAAGACCATTATGCGACGGTCTGCTTCTCGAATACGGGCGACCGGGTGATAGCCGTTCCCTGGATGAGTAACTGGCAATATGCCAACATCGTTCCGACCAGCCAGTTCAGAAGCGCCAATGCCCTGCCGCGCGAACTGAGCATGTTCACCGAAGGAAATGAAATATATGTAGCCGCCAATCCGGTCAAGGAAGTAGAAAACATCCGACAGGAAGCACAGCAGCTGCCCGACTTCGAAGTAAAAGACACCTATGCCATCGACACGCTGCTGGCCGACAACCAAGGCGCCTACGAAATGTGCTTCACCCTTCAGCCCAATGCGGCAGATATTTCCGGCTTCAAGCTCAAGAACTCCAAGGGAGAAGAAGTAAACATTTACCTGGACCAGAAAGCCGGCAAGGTGGTAATGGACCGTACCCAAAGCGGTATTGTAGAGTTTGGCGGACAATCGACGATGCACCAAAAGGAAACAGAAAACCTGGCGGCTAAGAATGCCATCAATTATATAGACAACTTTGCCTTGGCAACATGGGCTCCAACAAAGAAGAGTTCTAACCATCAATTTCGTATCTTTGTAGACAAATGTTCGGTGGAACTGTTTGTAGATGGCGGCAAAATAGCCATGACAAACCTGGTATTCCCGAATGAGCCTTACAACAGCGTGGAATTTTATAACGACAAAGGTTCATCGACAATCAAGGACATGCATATTTATGAATTGAAACTATAA
- a CDS encoding carbohydrate kinase family protein — MENKKPVIVGIGELLWDVLPTGKRAGGAPVNFVYHATQLGAEGYAISAVGNDLAGTEILQELDKNGIGHSIATVDYPTGTVLVELNKGIPTYNIVEGVAWDHIPLTEEAINIVKKADAVCFGTLAQRNPESRKTLNTLLSYAPKSAMRFFDINIRQKYYSEELIKDLLQQANVFKLNDEELEMFRPMFKLEGDEDTCCRHILKEYNLKYLVLTAGSRYSTIYSADEKSTIKTPKVKVADTVGAGDSFSGAFVCSILSGKSLKEAHQTAVETAAFVCTKDGAWPVYPKK, encoded by the coding sequence ATGGAAAATAAAAAACCTGTAATCGTAGGTATAGGCGAACTTCTATGGGATGTTCTGCCTACAGGAAAAAGAGCCGGTGGCGCTCCGGTGAACTTTGTTTATCATGCTACTCAGCTCGGTGCTGAAGGCTACGCTATCAGCGCAGTAGGAAATGACCTGGCAGGAACGGAAATCCTGCAGGAACTTGACAAAAACGGTATTGGCCACAGCATCGCGACGGTTGATTATCCGACGGGCACCGTACTTGTTGAACTCAACAAGGGCATCCCGACCTACAACATCGTGGAAGGCGTTGCCTGGGATCATATTCCTCTGACGGAAGAAGCGATCAATATCGTAAAGAAAGCCGATGCCGTTTGCTTCGGCACATTGGCACAGCGCAATCCGGAATCCAGAAAAACCCTGAACACACTGCTTTCTTATGCGCCCAAATCAGCCATGCGCTTCTTCGACATCAATATCCGCCAGAAATATTATTCAGAAGAACTGATCAAAGACCTGCTGCAACAGGCCAATGTGTTTAAGCTGAACGACGAAGAACTCGAGATGTTCCGCCCGATGTTCAAGCTCGAAGGCGATGAAGATACCTGCTGCCGCCACATTCTGAAGGAATACAACCTGAAATACCTGGTTCTGACAGCCGGAAGCCGCTACAGCACGATTTATTCTGCCGACGAGAAATCGACCATCAAGACACCGAAAGTAAAGGTGGCCGACACGGTTGGAGCCGGTGATTCTTTCTCGGGTGCCTTTGTTTGTTCCATCTTGTCAGGAAAGTCTTTAAAAGAAGCTCACCAGACAGCCGTCGAAACAGCGGCGTTCGTCTGCACCAAAGATGGAGCCTGGCCTGTTTACCCTAAAAAATAA
- a CDS encoding MFS transporter, with protein sequence MSTQQKSMIWMLIPVMFSFFTMGFVDLVGIATNYVKADFHLSDTLANLLPSMVFFWFLIFSVPTGMLMNKIGQRKTVLLSIVVTVAALLLPLINYSFASMLISFSLLGIGNTLMQVSLNPLLSNIVTGNRLASSLTLGQFVKAIASFLAPIIAGWAAVSWGNWKLLFLIFLVIAVIACVLLGMTHIDESSSAETKSSTFGECFALLADKVVLISFLGIVCHVGIDVGLNLTAPKLLMERLDMTLAGAGLATSVYFLFRTIGCFSGAFLLAYFPMKKVFIVSVLMMVAAMIGLFTMQSLAAHYVCIALVGLGNSNIFSMLFSRALLHLPNRKNEVSGLMIMGLFGGTIFPLFMGIVSDWMQSQIGAVAIMSIGVLYLLSIIPAIRKD encoded by the coding sequence ATGAGCACACAACAAAAAAGTATGATCTGGATGCTGATCCCGGTGATGTTCTCATTCTTCACGATGGGATTCGTCGACCTGGTAGGCATCGCGACAAACTATGTCAAGGCAGATTTCCATTTGTCGGATACATTGGCCAACCTGTTGCCATCAATGGTATTCTTCTGGTTCCTGATCTTCTCTGTTCCGACCGGAATGCTGATGAACAAGATCGGCCAGCGAAAGACGGTTTTACTCAGTATCGTCGTAACCGTTGCCGCCCTCTTGTTGCCCTTGATCAACTATTCATTTGCCAGTATGCTGATTTCCTTCTCCTTGCTGGGAATCGGAAATACGCTGATGCAAGTATCATTGAACCCGCTTCTGTCGAATATCGTCACAGGAAACCGCCTGGCAAGTAGTCTGACATTAGGACAGTTTGTCAAGGCCATCGCTTCCTTCCTGGCTCCCATCATTGCCGGCTGGGCCGCTGTTTCGTGGGGCAACTGGAAGCTGCTCTTCCTCATCTTCCTGGTCATCGCAGTTATTGCCTGCGTCTTGTTGGGCATGACACACATCGACGAGAGCTCGTCGGCCGAGACCAAGAGTTCCACTTTCGGCGAATGCTTTGCCCTGCTGGCCGACAAGGTCGTATTGATTTCATTCTTAGGTATTGTCTGCCACGTAGGTATTGATGTAGGCTTGAACCTGACGGCCCCGAAGCTGTTGATGGAACGTCTGGACATGACACTTGCCGGAGCCGGACTGGCCACCAGCGTTTACTTCCTGTTCAGAACCATCGGTTGTTTCAGCGGCGCCTTTCTGCTCGCCTACTTCCCGATGAAGAAAGTCTTTATCGTCAGCGTGCTGATGATGGTAGCCGCCATGATCGGACTGTTCACGATGCAGTCGCTGGCCGCACATTATGTATGTATCGCTTTGGTAGGATTAGGTAACTCGAACATCTTCTCCATGCTTTTCTCACGCGCCCTGCTCCATCTGCCGAACCGCAAGAACGAAGTATCCGGCCTGATGATCATGGGCTTGTTTGGAGGAACGATCTTCCCGCTCTTCATGGGTATCGTATCCGACTGGATGCAGTCGCAGATCGGAGCCGTTGCTATCATGAGCATCGGTGTTCTTTATCTGCTCTCTATCATACCGGCTATCCGGAAGGACTGA